A window from Hemicordylus capensis ecotype Gifberg chromosome 2, rHemCap1.1.pri, whole genome shotgun sequence encodes these proteins:
- the MRPL22 gene encoding 39S ribosomal protein L22, mitochondrial — translation MAAALVACRGVAGVCSLSSWLRVGRLLASCNVPLLSNIHTSTLGDIGRWEKKNRVVYPPQQPGEPRRPAEIYHCRRAIKYSMDKMWYLAKLIRGMSIDQALAQLEFSDKKGAKVIKEVLLEAQEMAVRKNNVEFKSNLYIAESFSGKGHYLKRIRYHGKGMFGIMDKVKCHYFVKLVEGPPPPPEPPKTGFDQAKEYVQLLRNRTIINSL, via the exons atGGCGGCGGCCTTGGTGGCGTGCCGGG GCGTCGCCGGAGTCTGCAGCCTCAGCAGCTGGCTCCGAGTCGGGAG GTTACTGGCATCTTGCAATGTGCCGCTTCTGTCAAATATCCATACAAGTACTCTTGGGGATATTGGAAGATGGGAAAAGAAGAATAGAGTGGTTTATCCTCCACAGCAACCAGGAGAGCCGCGAAGACCAGCG GAAATATACCACTGTCGAAGAGCAATTAAATACAGCATGGACAAGATGTGGTATCTGGCAAAATTG ATACGGGGAATGAGCATAGATCAGGCACTAGCTCAGCTGGAATTCAGCGATAAAAAGGGAGCAAAGGTGATCAAAGAG GTCCTTCTGGAAGCTCAAGAAATGGCAGTGAGAAAGAATAATGTGGAATTTAAATCCAATTTATACATTG CTGAATCTTTCTCCGGAAAAGGCCACTATTTGAAAAGGATCCGTTACCATGGCAAAGGCATGTTTGGCATTATGGACAAAGTCAAGTGTCATTACTTTGTGAAACTAGTAGAAggcccacctccacctccagaGCCACCAAAGACTGGGTTTGATCAAGCTAAGGAGTACGTGCAGCTTCTTCGTAACCGAACTATTATTAACTCACTGTAA